GTGCTTAAAAATATTCGTGGTGATAAAGAGACGATGGATATACCGGTTCTAATCACGACGGCTCTTGGAGAGCAGGCTGACATAAAGAAAGGGATTGAGCTTGGCGCCACTGATTATATGGTCAAGGGATTCTTCACGCCCAGGGAGATACTGGCCAAGATTCGCTCGGTTTTTACGCAGGCCGAGATGAGAAAGAGTGTGGTTTCTTATAAGCTGTCAGTCAAGGAGGGAAGGGCGGATGCGGCGAAGTTGCAGTCAGATATTGGGATGACCAATTTATTTACCTGTCCGCAGTGTCACGAAGAGCTACTCTTGGATCTCATCCCGGACTATACAAGGACGGACAGCCACTGGTTCTTATCTCACTTCGTATGCCCGAAGTGCCAGAGAGCCTTTTGATTTAGATTTCGATGGAAGATCGTAGTATCGGAGTGATAAGATTGTTTGAGTAGCGGCATGCAATTCAGGGGGATATGAGCAAAAATGATCTGGTTAAGAAGAGCGTTTACCCTGCCATTGATTCTTCTATTCTTTGTATTGCTGGTTGCGGCGGTTACCGTCACGGCTGTCAATAACACGGTAGCGAATTCTGAGTTCTACAATGACCAAATGGTCAAGGCCGACATGTACAACTATGTCTACGACAGTGTCCTGCCCGCGGCCCTTGATGAGGTTAACACCGGAGAGGGCTCGGACGCACCGATAGATATAGCCAACTTCGAGGCCGAGATTCTGGCTACGGCCGAGCAGGTGCTCCCTCCGTGGTGGCTGCAGCAACAGTTTGAGGAGGCCACCCGTGTCCTTGTGCCTTACTTTGTCGATGACACCGCCGGTTTCAGCTATACGCTGGTGGTGAAGGACCGCGTGGAGGATGCGGGCCAGGCGATAAAAACCCAGATACTCCGTAGCGACGCGTTCGTTGAAGTATATGAAGATCTTATGGCGTTCATGTCGGAGCAGTTGTACCCGACTCTGCCGGAACTGCCTCCTTCCGTCGTCATAACTCAGACGGACGTCGAGAATGCTCTGAAGGATGCGGTCACGCTGCCGTGGCTGGTTGAGCAGCTTGAGACCGCAATCGATGAGGTTATCCCGTATCTCACCGGCGACCAGAACCATTTCATCGTCAACATCCCGCTCCAGGAAGCGGTGACCGATGATGTGCTGCTGGACCTGCTAGGGCCGGGGAACGAAGCGTATCTTAATGACGCGCGTGATTGGATCGGTGATGGCTGGAGCTTCACTGATGCCGATATGCGCGATGAGCTGGACGCGGATGCCGAGGAGAAGCTCGACGATGCCCGCGGTTACATTCATGACGGCTATGTGTTCGATCAGGACGATCTGCGCAACGCCATGTTCGATAATTCGCAGGACGCTCAGGATTTCGATGACGCGCGTCACTGGATAAGTGTGGGCAGGTCTCTGCTGTGGGTGCTGTGGCTGGTGCCGTTCCTGCTGCTTATCGGTATCGGTTTCCTGGGCGGGCGCGGCTGGAAGACCCGTGCGGCGGGACCGCTCGTTATCCTGTTCTTCGTGTCGCTTATTCTGTTCTTGGGGGTGATGCTGACCTGGGGGCAGTGGGGCGAGGCGGAGATGCGGAGCGCTATAGATACCTCCGGATATCAAGGCGTTGAGGCGGTGATGTTAGAAAAAGCCGAGGAGGTTGCCATCAACGCTGCTGACAGCTTTGTGGGCAACATGCAGGATATGTACATGTATTTGCTGATCGCGTCCGGCGTGGGACTGGCGGCTGTCGGCGTATGGTGGTTGGTAAGCTCTCGATCCAGGGAGGATGCGTCCTGACCGGCTATTTGCCCGACTTTCGTGATATCCTGCGCGTTCCTCCCATCCTCTTGAACTCCGATTCAAGTATGCGCTTGAGCTGCGGCATGGTGTAGGTCATCACCTCGCCGCTGATCTCGTCACGCATGTACACTTTCGTTAAGCCTGCGTTAAGTATTTCCTTCATACACAGGGCGCACGGGCGGTTGGTCTGCCGCATCTTCTTAGGGCTCTCCGTGTAGGCGGCTCCGATAAGTTCGCTGGAGATGTACATGTCGCCGTCCATCACGTTGGCGCCGGTGCGCGCCGCGTTGATGATGGCGTTTTGCTCGGCGTGGACGCTGCGGCACAGTTCGTATCGCTCGCCCGAAGGCGTCCCCATCTCGATGCGGATACAGGTGCCCAAATCGATGCAGTTCTCGGTGTCTCGCGGCGAGCCGACGTAGCCTGAACTGACCTCCGCGTCGTTCTTGATTATCACCGCCCCGACTTTCCTTCTCAGGCAGGTGCTGCGCTCCGCGGCGACTTTAGCTCTGTTAAGGTAGTGTTCTGTCTTGCCCGGTCTCTCTCTCTTTAGATTCTTCACGTCTGCCCCTCTTCAATAATATCGCGTAAAATCAATTCTAATTATAACCCGGCAGACCGAATCTGTCCCTGACCCGGCCGAAGTCCTCTTTAGACGGCCGCGGCAGGCTGGTGAACGGCATACCCGAGCTGTTCTTGAGGTCGACGGCCATCTCAGCGGTCTTGAGCGCCACGAGCTGTGCGTCGAGGATAGGGATGTTCCTGTCGCCGACACGTATACTGTGCAGACCGGCCTGGCTGCAGAACGGGCCGATGCCGCAGCATCCGATGATGACCACATCGGCACCGTCGGCTACCATCTCCCGCGCCCGCTCGGCCACGCCGTCGGCGGCGAATTTTGGGTCGGCGAAGCTCTTGCTCCACGTGTCGGCGAATTCATGTATGTCCGGCCGGATGCCGTTCGGGATCAGCCGCTCGGTCAGACCGTGGTAGCGCACCTGTTCCCAATGGTCGGCAGGCAGCCCCGGCAGGTTGGCGCATACGATGCCGAACCTGCGGCCCATCTGGCAGGCGAGCATCATCGTAGATTCCGCCGGACCAATGACGGGTATATCGACGGCGGCTCGTGCTTGATCCACGCCGGTATCTCCGAAACAGCCGAGCGCAACTGCATCGAAGCCTTCACGTTCCGCTTGTATGATGGTCTCAACTATGCTGGCGGAGTTTAGGAAGGAGTAGTAATGATTGACGAAATCATTTGGATCGGCAAGACCCACCTCGAGGGGCCGCATGACAACCTCGGTGTCCGGCCTCAGCGCCTTCATGGAGCCCTTCTTAATCACGTCGAACAGGATTTCGTTGAAGCCGGGGACCGACTGTGCAACCGCCACTAAGCATATTCTCATTTTTCACTCCTCCTTATGGCATTCACCGATGGGGCCGTTTATGGTATTTTTACTCGACGGGATCGAAGGCCTTCTTCGTTGCGCCGCAGACGGGACACTTATCCGGCGCCTCTCCCTCCACGGTATATCCGCAGACCCTGCAGACATGGAAGGTCTCTCCATCCTGGCCCTTTTCTTTATCGAGCGCCGCCAGGGCCGCTTCGAACAGTCCGTGGTGTATCTTTTCCACCTTGTTGGCGATATCGAAGCTGTGTTTGGCCTTTGCCTGTTCCTCGGATTCCGCCTGCTTTATGAACTGCGGGTACATCTCGGTGAACTCGTGCAGCTCGCCAGCCACAGCGACCTTCAGGTTTTCGGCGGTCGAGCCGATGACCTGCATTTCTCGCAGGTGATTTCTGGCGTGAACGGTCTCGGCCGCGGCCGCGGCGCGGAACAGCCTCGCCACGCGCTTATATCCCTCCTGCTCGGCTTTCTCGGCGAAGAACAGGTACTTGCGGTTGGCCTGGCTCTCCCCGGCGAACGCTTCTTTTAGATTCTTAATAGTGTTTGACATGTATCTCTCCTTTATCGATTCTTTCAGGATGTCCGAATGTTATTCTGCGGTCACAACTCGTTCTCTGTATGCGACTTTTATCTCAAATCGCGCCGGTGACTATCGCAACCTTGCCGGTACGGTCGTATTCTTTCAACATATCGGGTTCCCTCCGTCGATTTTGTGGTGGTTAATCACGTATAACCCATTAGACGGCCTCATGTCAATAGCCTTTTGTTATCGAGATCCTGAAAACATCAGTTTATGATTGTCGATGATTCATCAACTGCACCATTGTCTATACAATAATCCGTATTCTCTTTACCCCGAGTTTACTTCCAACTATATAGAATGCATATATGCTTTTAGGTTCCAAAAAGGTATTAAATTTCTGTGAAACAGTATAAAATGAGAGGTGGAATATTCTTTTAAGAAGGAGAAGGGACTGAAGCGAGGGGCGCGCTTTCGATTATCGGCGGTAAAGGATATCACCCACGGATTTTCAGGGCGGGCGTTTGATGCGGGGAAAAGGAAACACAGTATTAGAAACGTATTGATATACTCGGTTCACGGCGTTATACTTCCTCAAGGAAATTCAGAGGGCACCTCATAAATTTATGCGTAAATATAAATTGCCATCACTAATAATCGGCGGTTTGGAGATCAATCCTCCCTTCATTCAGGGTGGAATGGGGGTAAGGGTCTCCAAGGCCAACCTGGCCGCCGCCGTGGCCAAAGAGGGCTGTGTGGGGGTCATCTCCACCGTCGGGCTGGGGGATTTTGAGAATCGTCCCGGGTCGGAATTTGTTAAGGTTAATGAAGAAGCGCTGCGAAACGAGATAAGAAAATCCAAAAAGATGACCGATGGCGTTATCGGCGTGAACGTGTTGCACGCGCTTTCCAACTATGAGAACCTGGTCAAGACCGCCGCGGAAGAGGGGACGGACATGATAATCTGTGGGGCGGGGCTGCCCCTCGATATGCCGCTT
This is a stretch of genomic DNA from Dehalococcoidia bacterium. It encodes these proteins:
- a CDS encoding response regulator translates to MSTASKGKILIIEDDASFRRVYHDMLETAGYNVLVADNGEMGWDLAKTEKPNLIILDLVLPGLHGFEVLKNIRGDKETMDIPVLITTALGEQADIKKGIELGATDYMVKGFFTPREILAKIRSVFTQAEMRKSVVSYKLSVKEGRADAAKLQSDIGMTNLFTCPQCHEELLLDLIPDYTRTDSHWFLSHFVCPKCQRAF
- a CDS encoding rubrerythrin family protein gives rise to the protein MSNTIKNLKEAFAGESQANRKYLFFAEKAEQEGYKRVARLFRAAAAAETVHARNHLREMQVIGSTAENLKVAVAGELHEFTEMYPQFIKQAESEEQAKAKHSFDIANKVEKIHHGLFEAALAALDKEKGQDGETFHVCRVCGYTVEGEAPDKCPVCGATKKAFDPVE
- a CDS encoding dCMP deaminase family protein, whose protein sequence is MKNLKRERPGKTEHYLNRAKVAAERSTCLRRKVGAVIIKNDAEVSSGYVGSPRDTENCIDLGTCIRIEMGTPSGERYELCRSVHAEQNAIINAARTGANVMDGDMYISSELIGAAYTESPKKMRQTNRPCALCMKEILNAGLTKVYMRDEISGEVMTYTMPQLKRILESEFKRMGGTRRISRKSGK
- a CDS encoding aspartate/glutamate racemase family protein, giving the protein MRICLVAVAQSVPGFNEILFDVIKKGSMKALRPDTEVVMRPLEVGLADPNDFVNHYYSFLNSASIVETIIQAEREGFDAVALGCFGDTGVDQARAAVDIPVIGPAESTMMLACQMGRRFGIVCANLPGLPADHWEQVRYHGLTERLIPNGIRPDIHEFADTWSKSFADPKFAADGVAERAREMVADGADVVIIGCCGIGPFCSQAGLHSIRVGDRNIPILDAQLVALKTAEMAVDLKNSSGMPFTSLPRPSKEDFGRVRDRFGLPGYN